The Variovorax paradoxus genome window below encodes:
- a CDS encoding exopolysaccharide biosynthesis protein translates to MAARADAWVENLGRLARDEGQARVRVGDIVAAAGEGGLAAAILFFALPNTVPSLPGMSSVLGAPLLLFTAQQLLGRPAWVPQWLAGLSISRMHLEAAMARLEALAAWRHGVSRPRLHAFAGPLAMRLAGGLGCVLALLLVLPLPLVNIPIGMTLSLLSFGGLRGDGLAVVLGFAAGIASLALAGSVLWGLWTLL, encoded by the coding sequence GTGGCGGCCCGCGCCGACGCCTGGGTAGAAAACCTGGGCCGTCTCGCGCGCGACGAGGGCCAGGCGCGCGTGCGTGTCGGCGACATCGTGGCCGCGGCAGGCGAGGGCGGCCTCGCCGCTGCAATCCTGTTCTTCGCGCTGCCCAATACGGTGCCCTCCCTGCCGGGCATGTCGAGCGTGCTTGGCGCGCCGCTGCTGCTGTTTACCGCGCAACAACTCCTGGGTCGCCCCGCTTGGGTGCCGCAATGGCTGGCAGGCTTGTCGATCTCGCGCATGCATCTGGAAGCCGCTATGGCCCGGCTGGAGGCGCTGGCTGCATGGCGGCACGGCGTCAGCCGCCCGAGACTGCATGCATTCGCCGGGCCGCTGGCCATGCGCTTGGCCGGCGGCCTGGGCTGCGTGCTGGCGTTGCTGCTGGTGCTCCCGCTGCCGCTGGTCAACATCCCGATCGGCATGACGCTGAGCCTGCTGTCGTTCGGCGGATTGCGGGGCGATGGGCTGGCGGTGGTGTTGGGTTTTGCCGCGGGCATCGCCTCGCTGGCATTGGCGGGCAGCGTGCTGTGGGGCCTTTGGACGCTGCTTTGA
- a CDS encoding FAD-binding oxidoreductase: protein MHPSLEAQAHAARRRRLMAALQGDGAAPAAPIALAKRTSNLFRDRDGKGGPRRHLDLGDFDHVIGIDASCNTVEVEGMATYETLVAATLQLGMMPAVVPQLKTITAGGAVAGVGIEATSMRQGLVHHSMWELDVLLPDGHIVHCTPGNEHRDLFFGFPNSYGSLGYALRLVLRTLPVLPCVRVEHIGFDKPADFFAALAEACECDADFVDGVVFGLGSLVLNIGRFAHAAPWLSNYEFERIYYRSLLEVPVDYLRTHDYLWRWDTDWFWCSRNFGAQNRLVRRLLGRGHLNSRTYTRLMRLNARWGVTRRLAECRGLHTESVIQDVDIPLRAAPDFLEFLLREIGILPGWICPLRVPDPHAHFALYPLDAGTLYVNFGFWDVVERREAHEAGHFNRLVEQEVLRLGGIKSLYSDSFFTREEFDRAYGADVYAGLKQRYDPEGRAPHLYDKCVLGR, encoded by the coding sequence ATGCACCCGAGCCTTGAGGCGCAGGCCCATGCGGCGCGCAGGCGCCGCCTTATGGCAGCGCTGCAGGGGGACGGCGCGGCGCCGGCGGCGCCGATCGCGCTGGCCAAGCGGACGTCCAACCTGTTCCGCGACCGCGATGGCAAGGGCGGCCCAAGGCGCCACCTCGACCTCGGGGATTTCGACCACGTCATCGGCATCGACGCCTCGTGCAACACCGTCGAGGTCGAGGGCATGGCGACCTACGAGACCCTGGTGGCCGCCACGCTGCAGCTCGGCATGATGCCGGCGGTGGTGCCGCAGCTCAAGACCATCACGGCGGGGGGCGCGGTGGCGGGCGTGGGCATCGAGGCGACATCGATGCGCCAGGGCCTGGTCCACCATTCGATGTGGGAGCTCGATGTCCTGCTGCCGGACGGGCACATCGTGCATTGCACGCCCGGCAACGAACACCGCGACCTGTTCTTCGGCTTTCCCAACTCCTACGGCTCGCTCGGCTACGCGCTGCGGCTGGTGCTGCGCACGCTACCGGTGCTGCCCTGCGTGCGGGTGGAACACATCGGATTCGACAAGCCCGCGGACTTCTTCGCGGCGCTGGCCGAGGCCTGCGAGTGCGATGCCGATTTCGTCGATGGCGTGGTGTTCGGGCTCGGCTCGCTGGTGCTGAACATCGGGCGCTTCGCGCATGCCGCCCCTTGGCTGAGCAACTACGAGTTCGAGCGCATCTACTACCGCTCGCTGCTGGAGGTGCCGGTCGACTACCTGCGTACGCACGACTACCTGTGGCGCTGGGACACGGACTGGTTCTGGTGCTCGCGCAACTTCGGCGCGCAGAACCGGCTGGTGCGCCGGCTGTTGGGCCGCGGGCACCTGAACTCCCGCACCTACACGCGGCTCATGCGTCTGAACGCCCGCTGGGGCGTGACCAGGCGCCTGGCCGAATGCCGCGGGCTGCACACCGAGTCGGTGATCCAGGACGTGGACATCCCGCTGCGCGCGGCACCGGACTTTCTCGAATTCCTGCTGCGCGAGATCGGCATCCTGCCGGGCTGGATCTGTCCGCTTCGGGTGCCCGACCCGCACGCGCACTTCGCGCTGTACCCGCTCGACGCCGGCACGCTGTACGTGAACTTCGGCTTCTGGGATGTGGTCGAGCGCCGTGAGGCGCACGAGGCCGGGCATTTCAACCGGCTGGTCGAGCAGGAGGTGCTGCGCCTGGGCGGCATCAAGTCGCTCTATTCGGACAGCTTCTTCACGCGCGAGGAGTTCGACCGCGCCTACGGGGCGGACGTCTACGCCGGGCTCAAGCAGCGCTACGACCCCGAAGGCCGCGCGCCGCACCTGTACGACAAGTGCGTGCTCGGGCGCTGA
- a CDS encoding universal stress protein, producing the protein MHFKTILVHLDHSDRSPVRAAMAARWSRAHESHLVGLVPTGLYDGVIPADAIATGMTDYIAESADYLHRRAECISREFREDIAASGPMSYEMRLVDGATVDAVVRYGHASDLVVLGQDDDANKRDTIVRALAEHVLMEVGRPVLVVPSAGTFDKMPKNIVVAWDGSREAAMAMQAALPALHRSGHVTLVTMRHPRDEDNAQQLLVPDMCQYLLRHGVQARAETQVTEIGFADALLSRLSDLGADLLVMGGYGHSRLRERVLGGVTRQVLAQMTVPVLMAH; encoded by the coding sequence ATGCATTTCAAAACCATCCTCGTTCACCTGGACCATTCGGACCGCAGCCCCGTGCGCGCCGCGATGGCGGCCCGGTGGTCGCGCGCGCACGAAAGCCACCTGGTCGGGCTGGTTCCTACGGGCCTGTACGACGGCGTGATTCCGGCAGACGCCATCGCCACCGGCATGACCGATTACATCGCGGAGTCGGCCGACTACCTGCACCGGCGCGCCGAGTGCATCTCGCGGGAGTTCAGGGAAGACATCGCCGCTTCGGGGCCCATGTCCTACGAGATGCGACTGGTCGATGGCGCTACGGTGGACGCCGTGGTGCGCTACGGCCATGCGAGCGACCTCGTGGTACTCGGGCAGGACGACGACGCCAACAAGCGGGACACCATCGTCCGCGCACTCGCCGAGCACGTGCTGATGGAAGTGGGCCGGCCGGTGCTGGTCGTGCCCTCGGCCGGCACTTTCGACAAGATGCCCAAAAACATCGTCGTGGCCTGGGACGGCTCGCGCGAAGCCGCCATGGCCATGCAGGCGGCACTGCCGGCGCTGCATCGCTCCGGGCATGTCACGCTCGTAACGATGCGCCACCCGCGCGATGAGGACAACGCGCAGCAGCTCCTGGTGCCGGACATGTGCCAGTACCTCCTACGGCATGGCGTGCAAGCGCGCGCTGAGACGCAGGTGACCGAGATCGGCTTTGCCGACGCGTTGCTGTCGCGGCTCTCGGACCTGGGCGCCGACCTGCTCGTGATGGGGGGCTACGGCCATTCGCGCCTGCGCGAACGCGTGCTGGGCGGTGTGACGCGGCAGGTCCTCGCGCAGATGACCGTGCCGGTCCTGATGGCGCACTGA